The following proteins come from a genomic window of Trifolium pratense cultivar HEN17-A07 linkage group LG4, ARS_RC_1.1, whole genome shotgun sequence:
- the LOC123881581 gene encoding U4/U6 small nuclear ribonucleoprotein PRP4-like protein, with amino-acid sequence MDVEMENSTLSVTGESSIAASDVQDQNPISSVQPTLPQPTQPVISTVITPVVPPLAPIPTVPSSLVRPLAPLPIRPPVTRPPVPQNGEADSSDSDSDGDDADTRINKGTGEYEISEESKLARERQEKVVQDLMMKRRGAALAVPTNDMAVRARLRHLGEPITLFGEREMERRDRLRMIMAKLDADGQLEKLMKALEDEEAATSAPKDETEDDQEYPFYTEGSKSLLNARIDIAKYSLVRAAMRIQRAQRRRDDPDEDVNAEMDWTLKQAANLNLEVSEIGDDRPLTGCSFSRDGKRIATCSLTGASKLWSMPNVQKVSTFKGHTERATDVAYSPLHNHLATASADRTAKYWNDQGSLLRTFEGHLDRLARIAFHPSGKYLGTASFDKTWRLWDVEKGEELLLQEGHSRSVYGLAFHHDGSLAASCGMDALARVWDLRTGKSVLALEGHVKPIHGISFSPNGYHLATGGEDNTCRIWDMRKKKSLYTIPAHSNLISQVKFEPQEGYFLVTASFDMTAKVWSGRDFKPVKTLSGHENKVSSLDVFGDGGYIVTVSHDRTIKLWTSSTTSEHAMDVD; translated from the exons ATGGACGTGGAGATGGAAAATTCAACATTGAGTGTTACTGGTGAATCGTCTATAGCTGCTTCTGATGTTCAAGATCAAAACCCTATATCTTCTGTTCAACCAACTTTGCCCCAGCCAACTCAACCTGTTATTTCAACAGTTATTACTCCTGTCGTGCCTCCTCTGGCTCCAATTCCCACAGTTCCTTCCTCTCTTGTCCGGCCTCTGGCACCGCTCCCAATTCGGCCCCCAGTTACTAGGCCACCAGTGCCTCAAAATGGCGAGGCTGATTCTAGTGATTCTGATTCGGACGGCGATGATGCAGACACCAGAATTAATAAGGGCACCGGGGAGTATGAAATATCAGAAGAGAGTAAATTGGCGAGGGAGCGGCAGGAGAAAGTGGTGCAAGACCTCATGATGAAGAGGCGTGGTGCTGCTCTTGCTGTTCCCACGAATGACATGGCAGTGAGGGCCCGTCTTCGCCATCTTGGTGAGCCGATTACTCTCTTTGGTGAGAGGGAGATGGAGAGACGAGATAGGTTGCGGATGATTATGGCAAAGCTGGATGCTGACGGTCAGCTGGAAAAGCTAATGAAAGCTCTTGAGGATGAAGAGGCCGCAACTTCTGCTCCTAAAGATGAGACTGAGGATGATCAAGAGTATCCTTTTTACACTGAAGGGTCAAAGTCCCTCCTCAATGCAAGGATTGATATTGCTAAATATTCTTTAGTAAGGGCTGCAATGCGTATTCAACGTGCccaaagaagaagagatgatCCGGATGAAGATGTCAATGCAGAGATGGATTGGACATTGAAGCAGGCAGCGAATTTGAATCTTGAGGTCAGTGAAATCGGAGATGATCGGCCACTTACTGGTTGCTCGTTCTCCCGGGATGGAAAAAGGATTGCTACCTG ttCTCTAACTGGAGCTTCCAAGTTGTGGAGCATGCCTAATGTACAAAAAGTTTCTACCTTTAAGGGGCACACCGAGCGTGCTACTGATGTTGCTTATTCTCCTTTGCACAATCATTTAGCAACTGCCTCTGCTGACAGGACAGCAAAGTATTGGAATGATCAAGGATCACTTTTGAGAACATTTGAGGGTCATCTTGATCGTCTTGCACGCATTGCCTTCCATCCGTCAGGGAAGTACTTGGGCACTGCTAGCTTTGACAAGACATGGAGATTATGGGACGTTGAAAAAGGAGAGGAGTTGCTTCTTCAAGAAGGCCACAGTAGAAGTGTGTATGGTTTAGCTTTTCATCATGATGGATCGTTAGCTGCGTCTTGTGGAATGGATGCTCTGGCTCGTGTATGGGACCTTCGTACTGGGAAAAGTGTTCTTGCACTAGAAGGTCATGTCAAACCG aTTCATGGCATCAGTTTTTCTCCTAATGGATATCATTTAGCCACTGGTGGTGAAGATAACACTTGTCGCATTTGGGACATGCGTAAAAAGAAATCCTTGTACACCATTCCCGCTCACTCTAATTTAATATCACAAGTCAAGTTTGAGCCACAGGAGGGTTACTTTTTGGTAACTGCCTCATTTGACATGACAGCCAAG